From a region of the Salinispira pacifica genome:
- a CDS encoding nuclear transport factor 2 family protein — protein MEDSLEQIGNGLESPEQVKNLWSKTYNTDGKPDWSHIFPYYDDAVVFHDSIQRVEGIDEFKALCNRLTDRCKELKMNIITVVMAEKEVFLQWEMTMMFKKFPSSTLYGTTKLSLNGNGKIIHQRDYYDLWGDIFDNIPWMHHRYRRFMRKKFG, from the coding sequence ATGGAGGATTCCCTGGAACAGATCGGGAACGGGCTTGAAAGCCCTGAGCAGGTGAAGAACCTGTGGTCGAAAACCTACAATACGGACGGAAAACCGGATTGGTCCCATATTTTTCCCTATTATGATGATGCCGTCGTTTTTCACGATTCCATTCAGCGGGTGGAAGGAATTGATGAGTTCAAGGCTCTGTGCAACCGCCTCACTGACCGCTGCAAAGAACTGAAGATGAACATCATTACCGTGGTGATGGCCGAGAAAGAGGTCTTTCTCCAATGGGAGATGACCATGATGTTTAAAAAGTTTCCCAGCTCCACCCTCTACGGTACCACCAAACTCAGCCTGAACGGGAACGGCAAAATTATTCATCAGCGGGATTATTACGATTTATGGGGAGATATTTTTGATAATATTCCGTGGATGCACCACAGGTACCGCCGCTTTATGCGGAAAAAATTCGGTTGA
- a CDS encoding SDR family NAD(P)-dependent oxidoreductase: protein MFPYIKEYNMADMKKVIANGKRKPLESTESMKGRLCIITGATSGVGKEAARRLHGYGADLVVVNRNDDKAEALIREIQAESSGGGFIRHIRADFSLLEETRHALGRILQLLEDMKRPLDVLIHNAGIHMTRRELTVEGHEKVFAVNHLSPFLITRSLLPVFEEQNSGRIILVNSQGHRFSGLRLDDLDWSKRPYIGLRGYGAAKTAQLLCCWETADALSASASRVSINAMHPGAVRSSVGMNNGRLYRWFQNRIVQPGLDDPEISGIALHWLASDPSLDNVSGRYFNLTTEEKPAPHALDREVGKKIYDMSMELTDAFLPSTRF from the coding sequence ATGTTTCCGTACATTAAAGAGTACAACATGGCCGACATGAAGAAAGTTATCGCCAATGGTAAGCGCAAACCCCTGGAGAGCACCGAGTCCATGAAAGGACGTCTATGCATCATTACCGGGGCAACTTCCGGGGTGGGGAAGGAAGCTGCCAGGAGGCTGCACGGCTATGGTGCGGATCTTGTTGTGGTGAACAGAAATGACGACAAAGCCGAGGCGCTGATCCGTGAGATTCAGGCAGAAAGCTCCGGCGGGGGCTTTATCCGGCATATTCGGGCAGATTTTTCCCTCCTGGAAGAGACTCGGCATGCCCTGGGCCGAATTCTGCAGCTGTTGGAAGATATGAAGCGTCCCCTGGACGTACTCATACATAACGCGGGCATTCACATGACACGGCGTGAATTAACCGTCGAGGGCCATGAAAAGGTGTTCGCCGTAAACCATCTTTCTCCCTTTCTGATCACCCGCAGTCTGCTTCCCGTATTCGAAGAGCAGAACAGCGGAAGAATTATACTGGTAAACTCCCAGGGGCACAGGTTTTCCGGACTCCGCCTGGATGATCTTGATTGGAGCAAGCGGCCCTACATCGGTCTGCGGGGCTACGGCGCCGCAAAAACCGCCCAGCTGTTGTGCTGTTGGGAAACCGCCGATGCCCTGTCTGCCTCCGCTTCCCGGGTGAGTATCAACGCCATGCATCCCGGAGCGGTGCGCTCCTCGGTGGGGATGAACAATGGACGGCTGTACCGCTGGTTCCAGAACCGCATTGTACAGCCCGGTCTGGATGATCCCGAAATTTCGGGGATTGCACTTCACTGGCTTGCCTCGGACCCTTCCCTGGACAATGTGTCGGGACGCTACTTTAATCTCACCACCGAGGAGAAGCCGGCCCCCCATGCCTTGGACCGGGAGGTTGGAAAGAAGATCTATGACATGAGCATGGAACTCACCGACGCCTTCCTGCCGTCCACCCGGTTCTGA
- a CDS encoding DUF2269 family protein: MNTKTILLSLLILMAIMITAALLFPQGLQSFLYRPSMYRHILFVHIAAATLFFANAVIGMVWEIRSLTTRKREIILHTYRTVSWLDARISTVLIILSVISGIMLSVLKGNMWEIGWLSLSLVLFLFSGVVWIASDIPTQYTLKKRLEQSDPQDPDLPEHVMNLLKLRLWISLGGVIPLLVVFLLMVYKPDLRPVALWFQ; the protein is encoded by the coding sequence GTGAACACCAAAACAATTCTGCTGTCCCTTCTCATCCTTATGGCCATCATGATTACCGCAGCCCTTCTCTTTCCCCAAGGGCTGCAATCCTTCTTGTACAGACCCTCCATGTACCGCCACATTCTGTTTGTCCACATCGCTGCCGCCACCCTGTTTTTTGCCAATGCCGTCATCGGGATGGTATGGGAAATCAGAAGTCTTACAACCCGCAAAAGAGAAATCATATTGCACACCTACCGTACAGTTTCCTGGCTGGATGCCCGAATTTCCACGGTACTCATCATACTCTCGGTCATCAGCGGTATTATGCTCAGTGTGCTGAAAGGCAATATGTGGGAGATCGGATGGCTCTCTCTGTCATTAGTATTGTTTCTGTTTTCCGGTGTGGTATGGATTGCCAGCGATATTCCCACCCAATACACATTAAAAAAACGGCTGGAACAGTCAGATCCTCAAGACCCCGACCTGCCGGAACATGTGATGAACCTGTTGAAGCTGCGGCTGTGGATATCTCTGGGGGGAGTTATTCCCCTGCTGGTCGTATTTTTGCTGATGGTATATAAACCCGATCTGCGGCCCGTTGCGCTCTGGTTTCAATAA